Proteins encoded together in one Ptiloglossa arizonensis isolate GNS036 chromosome 9, iyPtiAriz1_principal, whole genome shotgun sequence window:
- the Ort gene encoding glycine receptor ora transientless isoform X2 — MSMDEAHGGGMVSAILSSVVLFLLLGRAADAQRSLEFFDLLPEDPKLYDKMRPPKKDGQATVVYFHVTVMGLDSIDENSMTYAADIFFAQTWKDNRLRLPENMTSEYRLLEVDWLKNMWRPDSFFKNAKSVTFQTMTIPNHYLWLYKDKTILYMVKLTLKLSCAMNFLIYPHDTQECKLQMESLSHTTDEMIFQWDPDVPLVVDENIELPQLQLVKNYTADCTQVYSTGNFTCLEVVFVLKRRLGYYLFHTYIPTCLIVIMSWVSFWIKPEAAPARVTLGVTSLLTLSTQHAKSQASLPPVSYLKAVDAFMSVCTVFVFMALMEYCLVNIVLGDSDAPAKKPTPPPPPPSSSGTDTAKLDKIFDIATKKSPTGPPPGPTPAQKARMRALNIDRVSRVFFPFLFAVLNVTYWIMFAEYI; from the exons ATGTCGATGGACGAGGCACATGGGGGCGGCATGGTTTCCGCAATACTGTCCTCGGTCgtgctttttcttcttcttggaCGCGCCGCGGACGCCCA GAGGAGCTTGGAATTTTTCGATCTGTTGCCAGAGGACCCGAAGCTTTATGACAAAATGCGACCCCCCAAGAAAGATGGACAAGCTACCGTAGTTTACTTCCACGTGACCGTTATGGGGCTCGACTCCATCGACGAAAACTCAATG ACTTATGCAGCTGATATATTTTTCGCCCAAACTTGGAAAGACAATAGGCTGCGACTACCAGAAAATATGACGTCTGAATACAG ATTGCTAGAAGTGGACTGGTTGAAGAACATGTGGCGGCCGGATTCATTTTTCAAGAACGCCAAATCCGTGACGTTTCAAACGATGACCATTCCTAATCATTATTTGTGGCTGTACAAAGACAAGACTATACTGTACATGGTCAA ATTAACGCTAAAACTTTCTTGTGCCATGAATTTCCTGATCTATCCTCACGACACGCAGGAATGTAAACTACAAATGGAAAGCT TGTCGCACACCACGGATGAAATGATCTTCCAGTGGGATCCTGACGTGCCACTCGTCGTCGACGAGAACATCGAGCTGCCGCAGTTGCAACTGGTTAAAAATTACACGGCCGATTGCACGCAGGTTTATTCTACCG GTAATTTTACCTGCCTCGAGGTAGTCTTCGTCCTGAAACGTCGACTCGGTTACTACTTGTTTCACACTTACATTCCTACTTGTCTGATCGTCATCATGTCG TGGGTCTCCTTTTGGATAAAACCGGAAGCAGCGCCGGCCAGAGTGACATTGGGCGTGACTTCGTTGCTGACCCTTTCGACGCAACACGCGAAGAGTCAGGCGTCTCTGCCGCCTGTTTCGTACTTGAAGGCCGTGGACGCGTTCATGTCGGTTTGTACGGTTTTCGTGTTCATGGCCTTGATGGAGTATTGCCTGGTGAACATTGTACTCGGTGATTCGGACGCGCCGGCGAagaaaccgacgcctccgccgccaccgccgtctTCCAGCGGCACCGATACCGCTAAACTCGACAAAATCTTCGACATCGCCACTAAG AAATCTCCAACAGGTCCACCGCCAGGCCCTACACCCGCCCAAAAAGCGCGAATGCGTGCCCTGAACATCGACCGAGTCTCGCGTGTCTTCTTTCCCTTCCTATTCGCCGTATTAAACGTAACTTATTGGATAATGTTTGCCGAGTACATTTAA
- the Ort gene encoding glycine receptor ora transientless isoform X3 — protein MRPPKKDGQATVVYFHVTVMGLDSIDENSMTYAADIFFAQTWKDNRLRLPENMTSEYRLLEVDWLKNMWRPDSFFKNAKSVTFQTMTIPNHYLWLYKDKTILYMVKLTLKLSCAMNFLIYPHDTQECKLQMESLSHTTDEMIFQWDPDVPLVVDENIELPQLQLVKNYTADCTQVYSTGNFTCLEVVFVLKRRLGYYLFHTYIPTCLIVIMSWVSFWIKPEAAPARVTLGVTSLLTLSTQHAKSQASLPPVSYLKAVDAFMSVCTVFVFMALMEYCLVNIVLGDSDAPAKKPTPPPPPPSSSGTDTAKLDKIFDIATKENAMLLSGRSQKSPTGPPPGPTPAQKARMRALNIDRVSRVFFPFLFAVLNVTYWIMFAEYI, from the exons ATGCGACCCCCCAAGAAAGATGGACAAGCTACCGTAGTTTACTTCCACGTGACCGTTATGGGGCTCGACTCCATCGACGAAAACTCAATG ACTTATGCAGCTGATATATTTTTCGCCCAAACTTGGAAAGACAATAGGCTGCGACTACCAGAAAATATGACGTCTGAATACAG ATTGCTAGAAGTGGACTGGTTGAAGAACATGTGGCGGCCGGATTCATTTTTCAAGAACGCCAAATCCGTGACGTTTCAAACGATGACCATTCCTAATCATTATTTGTGGCTGTACAAAGACAAGACTATACTGTACATGGTCAA ATTAACGCTAAAACTTTCTTGTGCCATGAATTTCCTGATCTATCCTCACGACACGCAGGAATGTAAACTACAAATGGAAAGCT TGTCGCACACCACGGATGAAATGATCTTCCAGTGGGATCCTGACGTGCCACTCGTCGTCGACGAGAACATCGAGCTGCCGCAGTTGCAACTGGTTAAAAATTACACGGCCGATTGCACGCAGGTTTATTCTACCG GTAATTTTACCTGCCTCGAGGTAGTCTTCGTCCTGAAACGTCGACTCGGTTACTACTTGTTTCACACTTACATTCCTACTTGTCTGATCGTCATCATGTCG TGGGTCTCCTTTTGGATAAAACCGGAAGCAGCGCCGGCCAGAGTGACATTGGGCGTGACTTCGTTGCTGACCCTTTCGACGCAACACGCGAAGAGTCAGGCGTCTCTGCCGCCTGTTTCGTACTTGAAGGCCGTGGACGCGTTCATGTCGGTTTGTACGGTTTTCGTGTTCATGGCCTTGATGGAGTATTGCCTGGTGAACATTGTACTCGGTGATTCGGACGCGCCGGCGAagaaaccgacgcctccgccgccaccgccgtctTCCAGCGGCACCGATACCGCTAAACTCGACAAAATCTTCGACATCGCCACTAAG GAAAACGCAATGTTGTTGTCCGGCCGATCGCAGAAATCTCCAACAGGTCCACCGCCAGGCCCTACACCCGCCCAAAAAGCGCGAATGCGTGCCCTGAACATCGACCGAGTCTCGCGTGTCTTCTTTCCCTTCCTATTCGCCGTATTAAACGTAACTTATTGGATAATGTTTGCCGAGTACATTTAA
- the Ort gene encoding glycine receptor ora transientless isoform X1: MSMDEAHGGGMVSAILSSVVLFLLLGRAADAQRSLEFFDLLPEDPKLYDKMRPPKKDGQATVVYFHVTVMGLDSIDENSMTYAADIFFAQTWKDNRLRLPENMTSEYRLLEVDWLKNMWRPDSFFKNAKSVTFQTMTIPNHYLWLYKDKTILYMVKLTLKLSCAMNFLIYPHDTQECKLQMESLSHTTDEMIFQWDPDVPLVVDENIELPQLQLVKNYTADCTQVYSTGNFTCLEVVFVLKRRLGYYLFHTYIPTCLIVIMSWVSFWIKPEAAPARVTLGVTSLLTLSTQHAKSQASLPPVSYLKAVDAFMSVCTVFVFMALMEYCLVNIVLGDSDAPAKKPTPPPPPPSSSGTDTAKLDKIFDIATKENAMLLSGRSQKSPTGPPPGPTPAQKARMRALNIDRVSRVFFPFLFAVLNVTYWIMFAEYI; the protein is encoded by the exons ATGTCGATGGACGAGGCACATGGGGGCGGCATGGTTTCCGCAATACTGTCCTCGGTCgtgctttttcttcttcttggaCGCGCCGCGGACGCCCA GAGGAGCTTGGAATTTTTCGATCTGTTGCCAGAGGACCCGAAGCTTTATGACAAAATGCGACCCCCCAAGAAAGATGGACAAGCTACCGTAGTTTACTTCCACGTGACCGTTATGGGGCTCGACTCCATCGACGAAAACTCAATG ACTTATGCAGCTGATATATTTTTCGCCCAAACTTGGAAAGACAATAGGCTGCGACTACCAGAAAATATGACGTCTGAATACAG ATTGCTAGAAGTGGACTGGTTGAAGAACATGTGGCGGCCGGATTCATTTTTCAAGAACGCCAAATCCGTGACGTTTCAAACGATGACCATTCCTAATCATTATTTGTGGCTGTACAAAGACAAGACTATACTGTACATGGTCAA ATTAACGCTAAAACTTTCTTGTGCCATGAATTTCCTGATCTATCCTCACGACACGCAGGAATGTAAACTACAAATGGAAAGCT TGTCGCACACCACGGATGAAATGATCTTCCAGTGGGATCCTGACGTGCCACTCGTCGTCGACGAGAACATCGAGCTGCCGCAGTTGCAACTGGTTAAAAATTACACGGCCGATTGCACGCAGGTTTATTCTACCG GTAATTTTACCTGCCTCGAGGTAGTCTTCGTCCTGAAACGTCGACTCGGTTACTACTTGTTTCACACTTACATTCCTACTTGTCTGATCGTCATCATGTCG TGGGTCTCCTTTTGGATAAAACCGGAAGCAGCGCCGGCCAGAGTGACATTGGGCGTGACTTCGTTGCTGACCCTTTCGACGCAACACGCGAAGAGTCAGGCGTCTCTGCCGCCTGTTTCGTACTTGAAGGCCGTGGACGCGTTCATGTCGGTTTGTACGGTTTTCGTGTTCATGGCCTTGATGGAGTATTGCCTGGTGAACATTGTACTCGGTGATTCGGACGCGCCGGCGAagaaaccgacgcctccgccgccaccgccgtctTCCAGCGGCACCGATACCGCTAAACTCGACAAAATCTTCGACATCGCCACTAAG GAAAACGCAATGTTGTTGTCCGGCCGATCGCAGAAATCTCCAACAGGTCCACCGCCAGGCCCTACACCCGCCCAAAAAGCGCGAATGCGTGCCCTGAACATCGACCGAGTCTCGCGTGTCTTCTTTCCCTTCCTATTCGCCGTATTAAACGTAACTTATTGGATAATGTTTGCCGAGTACATTTAA
- the LOC143151276 gene encoding uncharacterized protein LOC143151276 yields the protein MYNTEIKAKVNDPELLISRVKQLTNVDCIIIKQHDTFFKVSDGRLKLRQFEDGSGELIYYQRLNTCGPKVSIFEKTSLGADACVSIRNILSLSNGSLGTVKKTRKLYMIDQTRVHIDEIEGLGNFMELEAPSTNKQELESGEKIVRDIMTKLDIKRQDLIAEAYIDLLNKYTV from the exons ATGTATAATACAGAGATAAAAGCAAAAGTCAATGATCCAGAGCTTCTTATTTCTCGAGTTAAGCAATTAACTAATGTCGATTGCATTATTATAAAACAGcatgatacattttttaaagtatCAGATGGCAGATTAAAACTACGTCAATTTGAa GATGGTTCAGGAGAATTAATTTACTATCAAAGATTGAATACATGTGGTCCAAAAGTTTCTATATTTGAAAAGACTTCGTTGGGTGCTGATGCCTGTGTTAgcattagaaatattttaagtCTATCAAATGGTAGCCTAGGCACTGTAAAAAAGACTAGGAAATTGTATATGATTGATCAAACTCGTGTGCATATCGATGAAATTGAAGGTTTAGGAAATTTTATGGAACTAGAG GCACCTTCAACCAATAAACAAGAGTTGGAAAGTGGAGAGAAGATTGTTCGAGATATAATGACTAAGTTAGATATAAAAAGACAAGATTTAATAGCGGAAGCTTACATAGACTTACTTAATAAATATactgtataa